Proteins from one Romboutsia sp. CE17 genomic window:
- the galE gene encoding UDP-glucose 4-epimerase GalE, giving the protein MSILIIGGAGYIGSHTVKYFLEKNEDVVIVDNLLTGHEEALQTDKFYNCDIRDKESLDKVFKENNIEAVVHFAANSLVGESMVKPYEYYHNNVYGMMCLLDVMKENNVDKIVFSSTAATYGEPKNIPILESDETNPTNTYGETKLAMEKMMKWFDKAYNTKYVSLRYFNAAGAYVDGSIGEDHKTETHLIPLILQVPLGKRSHISIFGNDYNTEDGTCIRDYIHVMDLASAHYKALEYLRKGNDSDIFNLGNGNGYSVKEVIDVARKVTNFDIPAKEEPRRAGDPAVLIASSEKAKSILGWEPKFDSLEKIIADAWNWHSKNPNGFSK; this is encoded by the coding sequence ATGAGTATATTAATTATAGGAGGAGCTGGATATATAGGCTCACATACAGTAAAGTATTTTTTAGAAAAGAATGAAGATGTAGTTATAGTAGATAACTTATTAACAGGACATGAAGAAGCATTACAAACTGATAAGTTTTATAACTGTGATATAAGGGATAAAGAAAGTTTAGACAAGGTATTTAAAGAAAATAATATAGAAGCGGTAGTTCATTTTGCTGCAAATTCACTAGTAGGAGAAAGTATGGTAAAGCCATATGAATATTATCATAATAATGTTTACGGTATGATGTGTCTACTAGATGTTATGAAAGAAAATAATGTAGACAAAATAGTATTCTCATCAACTGCTGCAACATATGGTGAGCCAAAGAATATTCCAATACTTGAAAGTGATGAAACTAACCCAACTAATACATATGGAGAAACTAAGCTTGCTATGGAAAAAATGATGAAGTGGTTTGATAAAGCTTACAATACAAAGTATGTATCTCTTCGTTATTTTAATGCAGCTGGAGCATACGTAGATGGAAGTATAGGAGAAGACCATAAAACAGAAACTCATTTAATTCCTTTAATACTTCAAGTTCCTTTAGGTAAGAGAAGTCATATAAGTATATTTGGAAATGATTATAATACAGAGGATGGTACTTGTATAAGAGATTATATACATGTAATGGATTTAGCAAGTGCACATTATAAGGCTCTTGAGTATTTAAGAAAAGGTAATGATAGTGACATATTTAACCTAGGTAATGGTAATGGATATTCTGTAAAAGAAGTTATTGATGTTGCTAGAAAGGTGACTAATTTTGATATACCTGCTAAGGAAGAGCCTAGAAGAGCTGGTGATCCTGCAGTTTTAATTGCTTCTAGTGAAAAGGCTAAGAGTATTCTTGGATGGGAGCCAAAGTTTGATTCTTTAGAAAAAATTATTGCAGATGCATGGAATTGGCATAGCAAAAATCCTAATGGATTTAGTAAGTAG
- a CDS encoding DUF368 domain-containing protein, giving the protein MYILNFIRGFCMALADSVPGVSGGTIAFILGFYDDFVNSLNSIISGTKLDRIRAFKFLSKIGLGWIIGFILSVLFITSIFEKNIYEINSLFLGFIIASIPLIVKSEKKTLESNKRNIVFLIIGIIIVGAMTYFNPITSNGSSFSVKLDNLSFAFILYIFISGMIAISAMVLPGISGSTILLIFGLYTPILNAIKQILQLNFEYLPGVVIFGCGVLIGIFATIRIVRSLLRKFRGETMYCIIGLMIGSIYAVIMGPKSLEVPMPPLSIPTFSIVFFIIGCTLVPALEKVKSVLEEKHSNADNKCSI; this is encoded by the coding sequence TTGTATATATTAAACTTTATAAGAGGGTTTTGTATGGCACTTGCAGATAGTGTACCAGGGGTGTCTGGAGGTACGATTGCATTTATATTAGGGTTTTATGATGATTTTGTAAATTCATTAAATAGTATAATATCAGGTACTAAATTAGATAGAATAAGAGCATTTAAATTTTTATCTAAAATAGGTTTGGGGTGGATAATAGGATTTATATTATCGGTACTATTTATAACATCTATATTTGAAAAGAATATATATGAAATAAATTCTTTATTTTTAGGATTTATAATAGCATCTATTCCTTTGATAGTTAAATCAGAAAAGAAAACTTTAGAAAGTAATAAAAGAAATATAGTATTTTTAATAATTGGGATAATTATAGTAGGTGCAATGACTTATTTTAATCCAATAACAAGTAATGGAAGTAGTTTTTCTGTTAAGTTAGATAATTTAAGCTTTGCATTTATATTATATATTTTTATATCAGGAATGATTGCCATATCAGCTATGGTACTACCTGGTATATCAGGGTCGACTATACTTTTAATATTTGGACTTTATACACCAATACTTAATGCTATAAAGCAAATACTGCAGTTGAATTTTGAGTATTTACCAGGTGTAGTGATATTTGGGTGTGGAGTTTTAATTGGGATTTTTGCAACAATAAGAATAGTAAGATCTTTACTTAGAAAGTTTAGAGGGGAAACTATGTATTGTATTATAGGTCTTATGATAGGGTCTATATATGCTGTTATTATGGGACCGAAATCTCTTGAAGTACCTATGCCACCTCTTAGTATACCTACTTTTAGCATAGTATTTTTTATTATAGGGTGTACTTTAGTTCCTGCTTTGGAGAAGGTTAAGTCTGTGCTTGAAGAAAAGCATAGTAATGCTGATAATAAGTGTTCTATTTAA
- a CDS encoding Mor transcription activator family protein has translation MLNKIKEISDIPKEYREFAEVIGLDAFIKLVRYMGGCLVYVPLESCVTRAVRNRLIRKAFNGDYKAVAKTYRMSEGHIRRIIDKGE, from the coding sequence ATGTTAAATAAGATTAAAGAAATAAGTGATATACCAAAGGAATATAGGGAATTTGCAGAAGTTATAGGACTTGATGCTTTTATAAAGCTAGTTAGATACATGGGTGGGTGCTTGGTTTATGTTCCACTAGAGTCGTGTGTCACTAGAGCGGTTAGAAATAGATTGATTAGAAAGGCTTTTAATGGAGATTATAAGGCAGTGGCTAAGACTTATCGCATGAGTGAGGGGCATATCAGAAGGATTATAGATAAAGGTGAGTGA
- a CDS encoding replicative DNA helicase: MSNATYSIETEQSFLGCLLLDDTLRDKLDELDEEHFSNRYHQLIFKSMKELKSEGKTIDLVNIKAKLDTKKIDLKLSYLVDLTSICKTYSIGSYVNTLKEKYARKLLVTRCQDILSRVMSGDDLDLAIFNFENSSKDIFFEDSYNDDICSISQSVLDILEGDNTPKINFGIKFLDEVIGGIFKGELTTIAAKSGVGKTALALQIMLNVIKQNKKVLFITREMSKEQIIMRSLTKKTGINTNKMKSNDIDANEWKLIVEVLSEMNKNNLIYINDKINTVSQIRKRIRQIRPDLLIVDYVQLMSPEKNMNNREREVASISRDLKNITLDFDMSVIQLSQLNDEMKDFRPKGERPMRESKALFHDSNNVIFIHEPSEGDLERAARKLKQSKESIIKANEQGVKLVEIIVAKCRDGEKKYKYFVYNGKRLHFQELKEDIGGYIC; encoded by the coding sequence ATGAGTAATGCAACCTATTCAATAGAAACTGAACAGTCTTTTTTAGGATGTTTATTATTAGATGATACTCTTAGGGATAAGCTAGATGAGTTAGACGAAGAGCATTTTTCAAATAGGTATCATCAGCTTATATTTAAATCTATGAAAGAACTTAAGTCTGAAGGAAAAACTATAGATTTAGTAAATATAAAAGCAAAGCTAGATACAAAGAAGATAGATTTGAAGTTATCTTATTTGGTAGATCTTACATCAATTTGTAAAACTTATAGTATAGGCTCATATGTAAACACTTTGAAGGAAAAGTATGCAAGAAAATTATTAGTTACAAGATGCCAAGATATTTTAAGTAGGGTGATGAGTGGAGATGATCTTGATTTAGCTATTTTTAATTTTGAAAATAGTAGCAAAGATATATTCTTTGAAGACAGTTATAATGATGATATCTGCTCTATAAGTCAATCAGTACTTGATATTCTAGAAGGTGATAATACTCCTAAGATTAATTTTGGAATTAAGTTTTTGGATGAAGTAATTGGAGGAATATTTAAAGGAGAGCTTACGACTATAGCAGCTAAGTCAGGAGTTGGTAAAACTGCTTTAGCTCTTCAGATAATGTTAAATGTTATAAAACAAAATAAAAAAGTTCTTTTTATTACCCGAGAAATGTCAAAGGAACAGATTATAATGAGAAGTTTAACTAAAAAGACTGGTATAAATACTAATAAAATGAAATCTAATGATATAGATGCAAATGAGTGGAAGTTAATAGTAGAAGTCCTATCTGAAATGAATAAGAATAATTTAATATACATAAATGACAAGATAAATACAGTATCTCAAATAAGAAAGCGTATAAGGCAAATTAGACCAGATTTACTTATAGTAGATTATGTTCAGCTTATGTCACCAGAGAAAAATATGAACAATAGAGAAAGAGAAGTTGCCAGTATTTCAAGAGACTTAAAAAATATTACTTTGGATTTTGATATGAGTGTAATACAGCTTAGCCAGCTTAATGATGAAATGAAAGATTTTAGACCAAAAGGTGAAAGACCTATGCGTGAATCTAAGGCATTATTTCATGATAGTAACAACGTAATATTTATACATGAACCTAGTGAAGGAGATTTAGAAAGAGCTGCTAGGAAATTAAAGCAAAGCAAGGAAAGTATAATAAAAGCTAACGAACAAGGGGTAAAGTTAGTTGAGATAATAGTTGCTAAATGTAGGGATGGAGAAAAGAAGTACAAGTATTTTGTTTACAATGGCAAGAGATTACATTTTCAGGAACTAAAAGAAGATATAGGGGGATATATATGTTAA
- a CDS encoding conserved phage C-terminal domain-containing protein: MQFYYPISGHVLRLNELESKKIIFHHYLIRRENLQRLHGNLPRGYFELTLRNAANYLKFSMSTVHRMIKEFESLNIIKCIKKSTNSSEASIYEYIFDYNYETVDETVHESVDEDVKSSDINELKKEDKDNTDTENETVDKTFKKELIKNNNIYSLVINKLNEKANTRFKPTTQKTKSLINARLKEKFTLEDFYKVIDIKCEQWKGSHMEVYLRPNTLFSNKFESYLNEYRLKYESENNNNLSSWNPEFHYE, translated from the coding sequence ATGCAATTCTATTATCCAATTAGTGGACATGTTTTAAGGCTTAATGAGCTAGAAAGTAAAAAAATAATATTTCATCATTATCTAATAAGAAGAGAAAATCTTCAGAGATTACATGGCAATTTACCAAGAGGATATTTTGAATTAACTTTAAGAAATGCAGCAAATTATTTAAAGTTTAGCATGAGTACAGTGCATAGAATGATAAAAGAGTTTGAAAGCCTCAATATAATAAAATGCATTAAAAAAAGTACAAACTCTAGCGAAGCATCTATTTATGAGTATATTTTTGACTATAATTACGAAACGGTAGATGAAACGGTGCATGAAAGTGTAGACGAAGATGTAAAATCAAGTGATATCAATGAACTTAAGAAGGAAGATAAGGATAACACTGATACTGAAAATGAAACTGTAGATAAAACATTTAAAAAAGAATTAATTAAAAATAATAATATATATAGTCTTGTTATAAATAAATTAAATGAAAAAGCCAACACAAGATTCAAACCGACAACTCAAAAGACCAAATCTTTAATAAACGCCAGACTAAAAGAAAAATTCACTTTAGAAGATTTTTATAAGGTAATAGATATTAAATGTGAACAATGGAAAGGAAGCCATATGGAGGTTTACCTAAGACCCAACACCTTGTTTAGTAATAAGTTTGAGTCTTATTTAAATGAATATAGATTAAAGTATGAAAGTGAAAACAACAATAATTTAAGTTCTTGGAATCCGGAGTTTCATTATGAGTAA
- a CDS encoding helix-turn-helix domain-containing protein has product MKLDIKYDHPGEYLKENRLKKELSLRGLSALASVSHTEISKVESGERENPSSSTLFKICNALDLNFYDVANLFNINPVYTKENSFINDKKNLEQILHSEDLLKKYESFALSKICSEISEVYSINLTPDKLKSKYRLSGKSYVEYLYLGDRHLTIGIDIKVISGKLQPYLLKNIKSSFADFYFHFYNCSKPENMAYFVCFVCEDEDSYEYIEEISKYEFYKFGPVLDTRLYMIND; this is encoded by the coding sequence ATGAAACTTGATATCAAGTACGACCATCCTGGAGAATATTTAAAAGAAAATAGACTAAAAAAAGAGTTATCACTTAGAGGTTTATCTGCACTAGCAAGTGTTAGTCATACAGAAATATCTAAAGTTGAAAGTGGTGAAAGAGAAAATCCAAGTAGCTCAACTTTATTTAAAATTTGCAACGCTCTAGATCTTAACTTTTATGATGTTGCAAATTTATTTAATATAAATCCAGTATATACAAAAGAAAATTCTTTTATAAATGATAAAAAAAATCTAGAACAAATTTTACATTCAGAAGATTTATTGAAAAAATACGAGTCTTTTGCACTATCTAAGATATGTAGCGAGATTTCAGAAGTTTACAGTATAAATCTTACACCAGATAAACTAAAGTCTAAGTATAGATTGAGCGGAAAAAGTTATGTAGAGTATCTATATTTAGGAGATAGGCATCTAACTATTGGAATTGATATCAAGGTTATTTCAGGTAAATTACAACCATATTTATTAAAAAATATAAAAAGCTCTTTTGCTGACTTTTATTTTCATTTTTATAATTGCAGCAAACCCGAAAACATGGCTTATTTTGTATGCTTTGTGTGTGAGGATGAGGATAGCTATGAATATATTGAAGAGATATCTAAGTATGAGTTTTATAAGTTCGGACCGGTACTTGATACTAGATTGTATATGATAAATGATTAA
- a CDS encoding sortase, with translation MKSNKVFEFMKNNSRLLKKLGITFVIPLFLSVTGALIFLSAGWNLIAESYMMGSTIFAQPNTEVGAVKFTINNQEVYRPDLGQQFATIKIPELNLEKPIIHGDSPNDLKKGLGHYAGSTLPGEGGKFVISGHRDTALKSLENIKVGHKILVETNWGTFEYKVKEINIVKSDEHNILDPVDYEVLTMYTCYPFNYIGAAPNRFVVTGEFVGVVN, from the coding sequence ATGAAATCAAACAAAGTTTTTGAATTTATGAAAAATAACTCTCGTTTATTAAAGAAACTAGGGATTACTTTTGTAATCCCTTTGTTTTTGAGCGTAACGGGAGCTTTAATATTTCTAAGTGCTGGATGGAACTTAATTGCAGAGTCATATATGATGGGTTCAACTATATTTGCACAACCTAATACTGAGGTAGGTGCTGTTAAATTCACAATAAATAATCAAGAGGTTTATAGACCTGATTTAGGTCAACAATTTGCTACTATAAAAATACCAGAACTTAATCTAGAAAAACCTATTATTCATGGAGATAGCCCTAATGATTTGAAAAAAGGTCTTGGACATTATGCAGGAAGTACCTTACCAGGAGAAGGTGGTAAGTTTGTTATTTCTGGGCATAGAGATACCGCTCTTAAGAGTTTAGAAAATATAAAGGTAGGTCATAAAATTTTAGTTGAAACTAATTGGGGAACTTTTGAGTATAAGGTAAAAGAGATTAATATTGTAAAAAGTGATGAACATAATATATTAGATCCAGTAGATTATGAAGTACTTACAATGTATACTTGTTATCCTTTTAATTATATAGGAGCTGCACCTAATAGATTTGTAGTTACAGGAGAGTTCGTAGGTGTAGTGAATTAG
- the galU gene encoding UTP--glucose-1-phosphate uridylyltransferase GalU, whose protein sequence is MKQTVRKAIIPAAGLGTRFLPATKSQPKEMLPIVDKPTLQYIIEEAINSGIEEILIVTGRSKKSIEDHFDRSIELELELEQKGKKEMLKMVQDISNMVNIHYIRQKEPKGLGHAIHCAKSFIGNEPFAVLLGDDIVDAKVPCLKQLINTYDEYKTTVLGVQEVAKEDTNKYGILDVKHIEDRVYKVKDMVEKPNVEEAPSNIAILGRYIITPEIFNILENQEPGKGGEIQLTDALQTLATKEAIYAYNFEGRRYDVGDKLGFLEATVDFALKRPELRDEFMEFLKGKVELKDLSDENIDEVAITAE, encoded by the coding sequence ATGAAACAAACAGTAAGAAAAGCGATAATACCAGCAGCAGGTCTTGGAACAAGATTTTTACCTGCAACAAAATCACAACCAAAAGAAATGTTACCAATAGTAGATAAACCTACTTTACAATATATAATAGAAGAAGCAATAAATTCAGGTATAGAAGAAATACTAATAGTAACAGGAAGAAGTAAAAAATCTATAGAAGATCATTTTGATAGATCTATAGAACTAGAGCTTGAGCTTGAGCAAAAAGGTAAAAAAGAAATGCTAAAAATGGTTCAAGATATATCTAATATGGTAAACATACATTACATAAGACAAAAAGAGCCAAAAGGTCTTGGACATGCAATTCATTGTGCAAAGAGCTTTATAGGTAACGAGCCATTTGCAGTTTTACTAGGGGATGATATAGTAGATGCAAAGGTACCATGCTTAAAGCAACTTATAAATACTTATGATGAGTATAAGACTACGGTACTTGGAGTACAAGAAGTTGCTAAGGAAGATACTAATAAGTACGGAATACTTGATGTTAAGCATATAGAAGATAGAGTATATAAAGTAAAGGATATGGTTGAAAAGCCAAATGTTGAAGAAGCTCCATCAAATATTGCAATACTAGGAAGATATATAATAACTCCAGAGATATTCAATATACTTGAAAATCAAGAACCAGGAAAAGGTGGAGAGATACAACTTACTGATGCTCTTCAAACTTTAGCTACTAAAGAAGCTATATATGCTTATAATTTTGAAGGTAGAAGATATGATGTAGGGGACAAACTAGGTTTCTTAGAAGCTACTGTTGATTTTGCTCTTAAAAGACCAGAGCTTAGAGATGAATTTATGGAGTTTTTAAAAGGTAAGGTTGAGTTAAAAGATTTATCAGATGAGAATATAGATGAGGTAGCTATTACAGCAGAATAG
- a CDS encoding type I phosphomannose isomerase catalytic subunit, translated as MSKILKLNPFYSEKIWGYENWNLSTHKNGHCTIENSEETLLENIGRELPILIKVIQANDTLSVQVHPDDEFARKYDNDNGKAECWYILDAKDDASLICGIKSGHDKESFSKVIEEGDIENHLKRVSVKPGDMIYIPVGTVHAIEGGLKLVEVQQSSDVTYRMYDWGRDREMHIEKSLEVIDYEGKNQGGKIENFSKLKTPYFTVEKINVDSIYEDVVNEDFHSYTVVGGSGSIISENQVLDLKKEDTIYIPNRVQYTINGNIELLKSYV; from the coding sequence ATGAGTAAGATATTAAAACTAAATCCATTCTATAGTGAGAAGATATGGGGGTATGAGAATTGGAATTTATCAACTCATAAAAATGGTCACTGCACTATAGAAAATAGCGAAGAAACCTTATTAGAAAATATAGGAAGGGAGCTACCTATTCTTATAAAGGTAATTCAGGCTAATGATACATTATCAGTTCAAGTTCATCCAGATGATGAGTTTGCTAGAAAGTATGATAATGATAATGGTAAGGCTGAGTGTTGGTATATATTAGATGCAAAAGATGATGCATCTCTTATTTGTGGTATAAAAAGTGGCCATGATAAAGAGAGTTTTTCTAAGGTTATAGAAGAGGGAGATATAGAAAATCATCTTAAAAGAGTTAGTGTAAAGCCAGGCGATATGATATACATACCTGTAGGAACAGTACATGCTATAGAAGGTGGACTTAAGTTAGTTGAAGTCCAACAAAGTAGTGATGTTACGTATAGAATGTACGACTGGGGAAGAGATAGGGAGATGCACATTGAAAAGTCTCTAGAAGTTATTGATTATGAAGGAAAAAATCAAGGTGGAAAGATAGAGAACTTTAGCAAGCTTAAGACTCCTTATTTTACAGTTGAAAAAATAAATGTAGATTCTATTTATGAAGATGTAGTAAATGAAGATTTTCATTCTTATACTGTTGTAGGTGGTAGTGGTAGTATAATTAGTGAAAATCAGGTATTAGATTTAAAAAAGGAAGATACTATATATATTCCAAATAGAGTACAGTACACTATAAACGGAAATATAGAGCTATTAAAAAGCTATGTGTAA
- a CDS encoding glycosyltransferase, whose protein sequence is MYLAFYISSHGFGHMTRCLSIIENILKNTEYNIYIACDKFQNDFAKSYLKDYNDRVIYKDIITDVGLVNKKDSLEVDKKLLEKKLLNFINTWDEVVLEEVDFFSKLRVKSIITDISPIGCLVGKKLNLDTILISNFTWVEQYEYLNIDKNIISAFRDTYLCVNKFIKYDMCLPVDSINCDVIENVGFVCREIDEVKVKEIKLKYKDCIFITCGKSANLSSIDVKNFKGTIFTTSGIEINNTEGASIVRLPLDIKDTQNYIAASDIVITKAGWGTIAECVIGHSGMVLIERPSAREDTFSIDNISQRNLGISINEDELHNIDVLEIKEQLENKVNYNKLNTYTNDVDRVVNLILDN, encoded by the coding sequence ATGTATTTAGCTTTTTATATATCCTCACATGGCTTTGGTCATATGACTAGATGTTTATCTATAATTGAGAACATATTAAAAAACACTGAATATAACATATATATAGCTTGTGATAAATTTCAAAATGACTTTGCTAAAAGCTATTTAAAAGATTATAACGATAGGGTTATATATAAAGATATTATCACTGATGTTGGACTTGTGAATAAAAAAGATAGCTTAGAGGTTGATAAAAAGTTACTAGAAAAGAAGTTATTAAATTTCATAAACACATGGGATGAGGTTGTTTTAGAAGAAGTAGATTTTTTTAGTAAGCTAAGAGTAAAGTCAATAATTACTGATATAAGTCCAATAGGATGTTTAGTAGGGAAAAAATTAAATTTAGATACAATATTAATAAGTAATTTTACATGGGTAGAGCAATATGAATATTTGAATATAGATAAAAATATCATCTCGGCATTTAGAGATACTTATTTATGTGTAAATAAATTTATCAAATATGATATGTGTCTTCCTGTAGATAGTATAAATTGTGATGTTATAGAAAATGTAGGATTTGTATGTAGAGAGATAGATGAAGTAAAAGTTAAAGAGATAAAGTTAAAGTATAAGGATTGTATATTTATAACTTGTGGGAAGTCAGCAAACTTAAGCAGTATTGATGTAAAAAACTTTAAAGGAACTATATTCACAACTTCTGGTATAGAAATAAATAATACTGAAGGAGCAAGTATTGTAAGGCTTCCTTTAGATATAAAAGATACACAAAATTATATAGCTGCAAGTGATATCGTAATTACTAAAGCTGGTTGGGGAACTATAGCAGAGTGTGTTATAGGTCACAGTGGTATGGTTCTTATAGAAAGGCCAAGTGCAAGAGAAGATACTTTTAGTATAGATAATATAAGTCAAAGGAATCTTGGAATATCTATAAATGAAGATGAGCTACATAATATAGATGTTTTAGAAATAAAAGAACAGTTAGAAAATAAGGTAAATTATAACAAACTTAATACATATACCAATGATGTAGATAGGGTTGTTAATTTAATACTAGATAATTAG
- a CDS encoding sugar 3,4-ketoisomerase, with protein sequence MFNSYKFDLKEKNNNGILVPLEENYNIPFEIKRIFYTYNIPSNEIRGNHAYRKTRQVIICISGSVKIKCFDGKEEKVYELTNPSQGVYIDPKIWRTTYNHSSDCVLLILSSHEYNEDDYIRDYDEFMGEVRCI encoded by the coding sequence ATGTTTAATAGCTATAAATTTGATTTAAAAGAAAAAAATAATAATGGAATACTTGTTCCTTTAGAGGAAAATTATAATATTCCATTTGAAATAAAAAGAATATTTTATACCTATAATATTCCATCAAATGAGATTAGAGGGAATCATGCATATCGTAAAACTAGACAAGTAATTATTTGTATTTCAGGTAGTGTAAAAATAAAATGCTTTGATGGAAAAGAAGAGAAGGTATATGAATTAACAAATCCATCTCAAGGAGTATATATAGATCCTAAAATATGGAGAACTACTTATAATCATTCTTCTGATTGTGTTTTATTGATTTTATCATCACATGAATATAATGAAGATGATTATATAAGAGATTATGATGAATTTATGGGGGAAGTAAGATGTATTTAG
- a CDS encoding ATP-binding protein, with the protein MGSVGGGKTHLSLVIANELMKNGVGVIYMGYRYSIIKLKQNIMDASVYDSMMSKYKSCKILLIDDLFKRSVTSSDVNIVFGIVNHRYFNNLPRIISSEKRREDLIKINEAIGLGKG; encoded by the coding sequence ATGGGAAGTGTAGGTGGGGGAAAGACTCACCTTTCTTTGGTTATTGCTAATGAATTAATGAAAAATGGAGTTGGTGTAATTTATATGGGATATAGGTACTCTATTATTAAGCTTAAGCAAAATATTATGGATGCTAGTGTTTATGATAGTATGATGAGTAAGTATAAGAGTTGTAAAATTTTACTTATTGATGATCTTTTTAAGAGGAGTGTTACTAGTAGTGATGTAAATATTGTTTTTGGGATTGTTAATCATAGATATTTTAATAATTTACCGAGGATTATTAGTAGTGAGAAAAGAAGGGAGGATTTAATTAAGATTAATGAAGCTATTGGGTTAGGGAAAGGTTGA
- a CDS encoding acyltransferase family protein translates to MNIKRNEKIDFLKGLAIFLVVWGHSIQYSMNKESDYFLNSTFKVIYSFHMPLFMIISGYLFQKSINKDNFKELIYKKIKSLIVPAISWYTLYSLIKIIAKVVLNKSNIIVDMYNYFKGIPYQFWFLFILFYLSIIAIVGRKIFLDRLTYYISIFFILLLLPDKLNIQYLKFMYPYFFIGYFYNNYRDIFIKHKNNIFKVSIVLFLFLIIGWKKDYYIYTTGMSFYNVDIVDKIFIVIYRYVIGIIGSLLVIVSGDKLYKLDKNKVFSKLGKYTLSIYIIQSYLMMVLDKITININNIYIYNYIYTPIISVIIIMICLFIRNLIAKNEISRSILLGENKKKIKLVNN, encoded by the coding sequence ATGAATATTAAAAGAAATGAAAAAATAGATTTTTTAAAAGGTTTAGCAATATTTTTAGTAGTTTGGGGACATAGTATTCAATATAGCATGAATAAAGAAAGTGATTACTTTCTTAATTCTACATTTAAAGTGATTTATAGCTTTCATATGCCTTTATTTATGATAATAAGTGGTTACTTATTTCAAAAAAGTATTAATAAAGATAATTTTAAAGAGTTAATTTATAAAAAAATAAAGTCATTAATAGTACCAGCTATATCATGGTATACATTATATAGCTTAATTAAAATTATAGCTAAAGTAGTTTTAAATAAAAGTAATATAATTGTAGATATGTATAATTATTTTAAGGGAATTCCATACCAGTTTTGGTTTTTATTTATATTGTTTTATCTGTCTATTATAGCTATTGTAGGGCGAAAAATATTTTTAGATAGATTAACTTATTATATATCAATATTTTTTATATTATTACTTTTACCAGATAAGTTGAATATTCAATATTTAAAATTTATGTACCCATACTTCTTTATTGGTTATTTTTATAATAACTATAGAGATATATTTATTAAACATAAGAATAACATATTTAAAGTTTCTATAGTATTATTTTTATTTTTAATAATAGGATGGAAAAAAGATTATTATATATATACTACTGGAATGAGTTTTTATAATGTTGATATAGTTGATAAAATATTTATAGTAATATATAGATATGTTATAGGAATAATAGGTAGTCTACTTGTAATTGTAAGTGGAGATAAGTTATATAAACTAGATAAGAATAAAGTATTTTCTAAGCTAGGAAAATATACACTTTCAATTTATATAATACAGTCATATTTAATGATGGTTTTAGATAAGATAACTATTAATATTAATAATATATATATTTATAACTATATATACACTCCGATTATATCGGTTATTATAATTATGATTTGCTTATTTATTAGAAATTTAATAGCAAAGAATGAAATTAGTAGATCAATCTTATTAGGAGAAAATAAGAAAAAAATTAAACTAGTGAATAATTAA